A region from the Triticum aestivum cultivar Chinese Spring chromosome 3D, IWGSC CS RefSeq v2.1, whole genome shotgun sequence genome encodes:
- the LOC123075941 gene encoding MEIOTIC F-BOX protein MOF-like encodes MIGAGRSTSTDASAKPKRPHHADGDGGGDADGSSGGEADSDRLSALPDDLLHAILSRLNALETAGTCVLSARWRHLWRAVPCLDIDEREFTAKQPFFVNFTGNLLRGHEVALLEDLRVYLRCGVLGWSAPWVRRAIGLGEPSPCRLKRLHLSHVSSLQPTELASHVSSRCPALEDLKLQECGFLATGYIRIVSSSLKKLVLDGNYDEDGADEFFVFIIDAPALISLRLGTSYDVDSIVAPNEPHTMPSLVDASIQLSIGCGLATTAYQSGLLAALYNVTSLHLLHFGVALLCRQDYLEFPVLKNLRTLSLDECYISDYFMGLEPYLRKSQNLEKLTLRRCKVLDSRSKKKMGGHLQDPSEDLVDFKCENLKLSEIIYQDGDASIHLLVKFLEGMWRNLPNNKIELTKVD; translated from the exons ATGATCGGGGCAGGGCGCTCCACCTCCACTGACGCCTCCGCCAAGCCGAAGCGTCCGCACCATGCAGAtggtgacggcggcggcgatgccgaTGGCAGCAGCGGCGGAGAGGCCGACAGCGACCGTCTGAGCGCCCTGCCGGACgacctcctccacgccatcctgtCGCGCCTCAATGCCCTGGAGACGGCCGGTACGTGCGTGCTGTCTGCGAGGTGGCGGCACCTCTGGCGCGCCGTGCCGTGCCTCGACATCGACGAGCGGGAGTTCACCGCCAAGCAGCCTTTTTTCGTCAACTTTACCGGCAACCTTCTCCGCGGACATGAGGTCGCTCTCCTGGAGGACCTGAGGGTGTACCTGCGCTGCGGCGTCCTCGGGTGGTCCGCCCCTTGGGTCCGCCGCGCCATAGGTCTGGGCGAGCCATCGCCTTGCCGCCTCAAAAGGTTGCATCTTTCCCACGTGTCATCTCTGCAGCCGACGGAGCTCGCTAGCCATGTCAGCTCCCGCTGCCCTGCTCTCGAGGACTTGAAACTGCAAGAGTGCGGCTTCTTGGCCACCGGCTACATCAGGATCGTCTCCTCCTCGCTCAAGAAATTGGTCCTCGACGGCAACTATGATGAGGACGGCGCCGATGAGTTTTTCGTCTTCATTATAGATGCTCCTGCTCTTATCTCTCTTCGCTTGGGCACCTCCTATGATGTTGATTCCATTGTTGCTCCTAACGAACCACATACCATGCCGTCTCTTGTTGATGCATCCATTCAGCTATCCATTGGCTGCGGCCTCGCCACAACCGCGTACCAATCCGGTCTTCTTGCCGCTCTCTACAATGTCACAAGCCTGCACTTGTTACATTTTGGGGTCGCT TTGTTGTGCCGTCAGGATTATTTGGAGTTCCCTGTATTGAAGAACCTGAGGACCTTGTCTCTCGACGAGTGTTATATTTCCGACTACTTTATGGGTCTGGAGCCTTACCTGCGCAAGTCGCAAAACCTGGAGAAGCTCACTTTGCGTCGCTGCAAG GTGTTGGATTCTAGATCTAAGAAGAAGATGGGGGGACACCTTCAAGACCCGTCCGAGGACCTGGTGGATTTCAAGTGCGAGAACCTTAAGCTTAGTGAAATCATATACCAAGATGGTGATGCTTCTATCCACCTATTGGTCAAGTTTCTGGAGGGCATGTGGAGGAATCTGCCAAACAACAAGATCGAACTCACTAAAGTCGATTAG
- the LOC123075943 gene encoding probable pectinesterase 67 — translation MSWGAASYSRRTHPRTPPMMAQPSLLLLAAAVVLSLSLCDAHNKLAKKSDDVVNGPLLTSKLNAKRTLIVGPNDEFKTIQSAIDAVPDGNSEWVVVHLRAGVYAEKVVIPETKPFIFVRGNGKGRTSISYESASPHNTESATFAVHADNVIVFGISFRNAARAGLPNNPEIRTVATMVNGDKVAFYHCAFYSPHHTLFDSTGRHYYESCYIQGNIDFIFGGGQSIFQCAEIFVKPDRRTPILGSITAQDRKEESGSSGFVFLKGKVYGVGEVYLGRANEAYSRVVFADTYLSKCVNPAGWTNYNFSGSTEHVMLGEFNCTGPGADASQRVPWSRRLDEAQAAKFLTVDFINGKDWLPAFYY, via the exons ATGTCCTGGGGCGCAGCGAGCTATTCTCGCAGAACACACCCACGCACGCCCCCCATGATGGCCCAGcctagcctcctcctcctcgccgcggcGGTGGTCCTCTCGCTGTCACTCTGCGACGCACACAACAAGCTCGCCAAGAAGAGCGATGATGTTGTCAACGGCCCCCTCCTCACCTCTAAGCTCAACGCCAAGCGCACGCTGATCGTCGGCCCCAACGACGAGTTCAAGACCATCCAGTCCGCCATCGATGCCGTGCCGGACGGCAACTCCGAGTGGGTTGTCGTCCACCTCCGCGCCGGCGTCTACGC GGAGAAAGTCGTGATTCCGGAGACGAAGCCGTTCATCTTCGTGAGGGGAAACGGCAAGGGCCGGACGTCCATCTCCTACGAGTCAGCCTCCCCGCACAACACCGAGTCGGCCACGTTCGCCGTGCACGCAGACAATGTCATCGTCTTTGGCATTAGCTTCAGG AACGCGGCGCGCGCGGGGCTGCCGAACAACCCGGAGATCCGCACTGTGGCCACCATGGTCAATGGCGACAAGGTGGCCTTCTACCATTGTGCCTTCTACAGTCCCCACCACACCCTCTTCGATAGTACTGGCCGCCACTACTACGAGAGCTGCTACATCCAGGGCAACATCGACTTCATCTTTGGCGGCGGCCAGTCCATATTCCAGTGCGCGGAGATCTTTGTGAAGCCCGACCGGCGGACGCCGATCCTGGGGTCCATCACCGCGCAAGACCGCAAGGAGGAGAGCGGCAGCAGCGGCTTCGTCTTCCTCAAGGGGAAGGTGTACGGTGTCGGGGAGGTGTACCTAGGCCGCGCCAACGAGGCCTACTCGCGCGTCGTCTTCGCCGACACCTACCTCTCCAAGTGTGTCAACCCTGCCGGCTGGACGAACTACAACTTCTCTGGCAGCACCGA ACATGTGATGCTCGGGGAGTTCAACTGCACGGGGCCAGGGGCCGACGCGTCGCAGCGTGTGCCATGGTCGCGACGGTTAGACGAGGCGCAGGCAGCCAAGTTCCTCACCGTCGACTTCATCAACGGCAAGGACTGGCTCCCAGCATTCTACTACTGA